In Acidimicrobiia bacterium, a single window of DNA contains:
- the pcaF gene encoding 3-oxoadipyl-CoA thiolase: protein MMEAFVCDSVRTPIGRFGGSLSAVRPDDLAAHVIATVVGRNPAVDWEATDDVFLGCANQAGEDNRNVARMAVLLSGLPVTVPGVTVNRLCGSGMEAIGQAARAIAAGEADLVIAGGVESMSRAPKVIPKATTAFSRSTEMYDTTIGWRFVNPLMEERFGKDEMAHTAENVAAELEVSRADQDAFALRSHERAVDAIKSGRMAEEIVPVEIPQRRGDPVVVDTDEHPRPDTSLAALGALRPLFADGTITAGNASGINDGACAVIVASERAVERHGLNPMARFIGMSAAGVPPRIMGIGPVPATRKLLDRVGVDLGAVDVVELNEAFAAQALAVLRRLGLPDDADHVNPNGGAIAIGHPLGMSGARLVSTALRELDRRAGRYALATMCIGVGQGIATLWERV from the coding sequence CTGATGGAGGCATTCGTCTGCGATTCGGTCAGGACTCCGATCGGCCGGTTCGGTGGATCCTTGTCGGCGGTGCGGCCGGACGACCTGGCAGCCCACGTGATCGCGACGGTCGTGGGTCGCAACCCCGCCGTCGACTGGGAGGCAACGGACGACGTGTTTCTCGGATGCGCCAACCAGGCGGGCGAGGACAACAGGAACGTCGCCAGGATGGCGGTGCTGCTCTCCGGCCTCCCGGTGACGGTGCCGGGCGTCACCGTCAACCGCCTTTGCGGGTCGGGCATGGAGGCCATCGGGCAGGCGGCCAGGGCCATCGCAGCCGGCGAGGCCGACCTCGTGATCGCCGGAGGGGTCGAGTCGATGAGCCGGGCTCCCAAGGTCATCCCGAAGGCGACGACTGCCTTCTCCCGCTCGACGGAGATGTACGACACGACGATCGGCTGGCGCTTCGTCAACCCGCTCATGGAGGAGCGTTTCGGCAAGGACGAGATGGCGCACACCGCGGAGAACGTCGCCGCCGAGTTGGAGGTCTCACGCGCCGACCAAGACGCCTTTGCGTTGCGGAGCCATGAGAGGGCGGTCGACGCCATCAAGTCGGGTCGGATGGCCGAGGAGATCGTCCCTGTCGAGATCCCCCAACGGCGCGGTGACCCAGTCGTCGTCGACACGGACGAGCACCCCCGGCCCGACACCTCCCTGGCGGCGCTGGGCGCGCTGCGGCCGTTGTTCGCAGACGGGACGATCACGGCGGGCAACGCCTCGGGCATCAACGACGGGGCGTGTGCGGTGATCGTCGCATCCGAGCGGGCGGTGGAGCGCCACGGCCTGAACCCCATGGCGCGCTTCATCGGGATGTCGGCGGCCGGCGTGCCTCCCAGGATCATGGGGATCGGTCCGGTGCCCGCGACGCGCAAGCTCCTCGACCGGGTCGGCGTCGACCTCGGCGCCGTGGACGTCGTCGAGCTCAACGAGGCTTTCGCAGCGCAAGCATTGGCTGTGCTCCGCCGGCTCGGGCTCCCGGACGACGCCGACCACGTCAACCCGAACGGCGGTGCGATCGCCATCGGGCATCCGCTCGGGATGAGCGGGGCGCGCCTCGTGTCGACCGCGCTCCGCGAGTTGGACAGGCGAGCGGGGCGCTACGCGCTGGCGACGATGTGCATCGGCGTCGGGCAGGGGATCGCGACGTTGTGGGAGAGGGTGTGA
- a CDS encoding 3-hydroxyacyl-CoA dehydrogenase has protein sequence MAGAIPAETVVAVVGAGTMGAGIARVAAAAGHRVLLHDSAAGAVARALGELDVRLARDVERGRLSQSEAAALRSRIEDVPSIGAFGDAGLVVEAVVEDRDVKLEVLRLVEEVVAPGTILATNTSSLSVTSIAAGLARPQQLVGTHFFNPAPVMPLVEIVHGTATASTVADVVAATVAAWGKSPVHCASTPGFIVNRVARPFYLEALRLLTEGVADAATIDAIVTGAGGFPLGPFALMDLIGIDVNLAVSKSIYEQTFHDSRFTPSPMQQALVDAGRLGRKTGRGFYDHTSGVPAPRLAPPGPTPSEVVVPSFMAHEEALVARLERAGMRVRRADDDSFAIRVGDVSIHPTDGRPASMYPVDGEERRIVVMDAVLEWESAERVAIAADSRTDPDVVATAAGALQAAGLEVCVVDDAPGLVVARIVSQIVNVAADAALFGVAHPDDIDVAMRLGTNYPGGPFSWCDAGGSARWLGVTESLRWFYGEDRYRVSRLLRRSVYEGVAMRDLVRT, from the coding sequence GTGGCAGGGGCAATCCCAGCCGAGACCGTGGTCGCGGTCGTCGGTGCGGGGACCATGGGGGCGGGCATCGCCAGGGTGGCCGCCGCCGCCGGTCATCGCGTCTTACTCCACGACAGCGCCGCGGGGGCGGTCGCCCGGGCTCTCGGCGAGCTCGACGTCCGGCTCGCTCGCGATGTCGAGCGGGGACGGCTGTCGCAGTCGGAGGCCGCCGCACTGCGATCGAGGATCGAGGACGTGCCGTCGATCGGCGCCTTCGGCGACGCCGGGCTCGTCGTCGAGGCCGTCGTCGAGGACCGCGACGTCAAGCTCGAAGTGCTCCGCCTCGTCGAGGAGGTCGTGGCACCTGGCACCATCTTGGCGACCAACACCAGCTCGCTGAGCGTCACCTCGATCGCGGCGGGACTTGCGCGGCCGCAGCAGCTCGTCGGGACGCACTTCTTCAACCCGGCGCCCGTCATGCCGCTCGTCGAGATCGTCCACGGAACGGCGACGGCGTCCACCGTCGCAGACGTCGTCGCCGCCACGGTTGCCGCCTGGGGCAAATCGCCCGTGCATTGCGCCTCGACGCCAGGCTTCATCGTGAATCGCGTCGCCAGGCCGTTCTACCTGGAGGCGCTCAGGCTCCTGACCGAGGGCGTCGCCGACGCCGCCACGATCGACGCCATCGTCACCGGCGCCGGCGGCTTCCCGCTCGGCCCGTTCGCGCTCATGGACCTGATCGGAATCGACGTGAACCTGGCCGTCTCCAAGTCCATCTACGAGCAGACCTTCCACGACTCCCGGTTCACCCCGAGCCCCATGCAGCAGGCTCTCGTCGATGCCGGACGTCTCGGTCGCAAGACCGGGCGCGGCTTCTACGACCACACGTCGGGTGTCCCCGCGCCCCGCCTCGCCCCGCCCGGCCCGACACCGAGTGAGGTGGTCGTGCCGTCGTTCATGGCACACGAGGAGGCGCTCGTCGCTCGCCTGGAGCGGGCCGGCATGCGGGTGAGGCGCGCCGACGACGACTCGTTCGCCATCCGCGTCGGTGACGTGTCGATCCACCCGACGGACGGCAGGCCGGCCTCGATGTACCCGGTCGACGGCGAGGAGAGGCGAATCGTCGTGATGGACGCCGTGCTCGAATGGGAGTCGGCCGAGCGGGTCGCCATCGCGGCGGATTCCAGGACGGATCCCGACGTGGTCGCCACCGCGGCCGGAGCCCTCCAGGCGGCGGGGCTCGAGGTGTGTGTGGTGGACGACGCCCCCGGCCTCGTGGTCGCCCGCATCGTGTCGCAGATCGTCAATGTGGCGGCGGACGCCGCCCTGTTCGGCGTCGCCCACCCGGATGACATCGATGTGGCCATGCGGCTCGGCACCAATTATCCGGGTGGCCCGTTCTCGTGGTGCGACGCCGGTGGATCGGCCCGCTGGCTCGGCGTCACGGAGTCCCTCAGATGGTTCTACGGTGAGGACCGGTACCGGGTGTCGCGGCTGTTGAGACGCTCGGTATACGAAGGAGTTGCCATGCGAGACCTCGTGCGTACCTGA
- the paaG gene encoding 2-(1,2-epoxy-1,2-dihydrophenyl)acetyl-CoA isomerase PaaG has protein sequence MDDTILYEVDRGVARITLNRPDKLNAMTAAMLDALGAALADAAADDTVRAVLISGSGRAFCAGQDLNDRTVSPGEDGPDLGASLEDRYNPIVRAMRAMPKPIVVAVNGVAAGAGANLALAGDVVLAARSARFVQSFSRIGLIPDSGGTYTLPRAVGTARAMGLALFGDPLPADKAHEWGLIWDVIEDDQLAVAAKEKALSLAEGPTAGFAAVKEAMNASLGNSLDAQLDLERDLQRAAGRTRDYREGVAAFIEKRPAHFEGR, from the coding sequence ATGGACGACACCATCCTGTACGAGGTGGACCGGGGCGTGGCGCGGATCACACTGAACCGCCCCGACAAGCTCAACGCCATGACGGCCGCCATGCTCGATGCACTCGGCGCCGCCCTCGCCGATGCCGCCGCCGACGACACCGTGAGAGCGGTGCTCATCAGCGGGTCGGGGAGAGCGTTCTGTGCAGGCCAGGACCTCAACGATCGAACGGTGTCACCAGGCGAGGACGGTCCCGACCTCGGAGCGTCGCTCGAGGATCGCTACAACCCGATCGTGCGTGCCATGCGAGCCATGCCCAAGCCGATCGTGGTGGCGGTCAACGGTGTTGCGGCGGGGGCGGGCGCCAACCTGGCACTCGCCGGCGACGTGGTGCTGGCAGCACGTTCCGCCCGTTTCGTCCAGTCCTTCTCGCGGATCGGTCTCATCCCCGACTCCGGTGGCACCTACACCCTGCCCCGCGCCGTCGGTACCGCCAGGGCGATGGGGCTTGCCCTGTTCGGCGATCCGTTGCCGGCCGACAAGGCGCACGAATGGGGGCTGATCTGGGATGTCATCGAGGACGACCAGCTGGCGGTGGCCGCCAAGGAGAAGGCGCTGAGCCTCGCTGAGGGCCCGACGGCCGGCTTCGCGGCCGTCAAGGAGGCGATGAACGCCTCACTCGGAAACAGCCTCGACGCCCAGCTCGACCTGGAACGAGACCTGCAACGAGCGGCGGGCCGCACCCGCGACTATCGAGAAGGGGTGGCGGCGTTCATCGAGAAGCGCCCTGCGCACTTCGAGGGCCGTTGA
- the paaC gene encoding 1,2-phenylacetyl-CoA epoxidase subunit PaaC: protein MNLGARAWLLALADDELITGHRHSEWLGIAPFLEEDLAYASIAQDELGHARALFGLLTDDIDGLAFGRPASDFRSAWIVELPCPMWEDALARHFLYDLAETVRWQALLTSTVPGLRDLAVKALREEEYHLRHAGPLVRRMLMGTDESRSRMVGALRRLYPLGRSIFEQTEHEDDAISSGAVGLPAASLEEIWRGALAEELAASGVALDWDATPTGTGGRRGVRSEHFGDLLETMTAVLSLDPAATW, encoded by the coding sequence GTGAACCTTGGCGCCCGGGCGTGGCTGCTGGCCCTGGCAGACGACGAGCTGATCACCGGGCATCGCCACAGCGAGTGGCTCGGGATCGCCCCCTTTCTGGAAGAGGACCTGGCGTACGCGTCGATCGCCCAAGACGAATTGGGACACGCCCGCGCCCTCTTCGGCCTGCTCACCGACGACATCGATGGGCTGGCGTTCGGGCGTCCCGCAAGCGACTTCCGCAGCGCCTGGATCGTCGAGCTCCCGTGCCCGATGTGGGAGGACGCCCTCGCCCGCCATTTCCTCTACGACCTCGCCGAGACGGTCCGCTGGCAGGCGCTCCTCACCTCGACGGTGCCCGGTCTCCGAGACCTGGCGGTGAAGGCCCTCCGCGAGGAGGAGTACCACCTGCGCCATGCAGGGCCGTTGGTACGTCGCATGCTCATGGGTACCGACGAGTCTCGCTCCCGGATGGTGGGGGCGCTCCGGCGCCTCTACCCGCTCGGGCGCTCGATCTTCGAGCAGACGGAGCATGAGGACGATGCGATCTCGTCGGGGGCGGTCGGGCTGCCTGCCGCCTCTCTCGAGGAGATCTGGCGCGGCGCCCTCGCTGAGGAGCTGGCGGCATCCGGCGTGGCGCTCGACTGGGATGCCACTCCGACCGGGACCGGCGGCCGCCGCGGTGTGAGGTCGGAACATTTCGGCGACCTCCTCGAGACGATGACGGCGGTCCTCTCGCTCGATCCTGCGGCCACCTGGTAG
- the paaB gene encoding 1,2-phenylacetyl-CoA epoxidase subunit B (with PaaBCDE catalyzes the hydroxylation of phenylacetyl-CoA; involved in phenylacetate degradation), whose translation MRTYEVFLKKPGKAPFEHAGSLEAPDPEMAMILARETYARRAEGEHMWIVDRSAVVDVPPEFIQPNQDKPHRHNDGALLAERRRSGRDGATE comes from the coding sequence ATGAGGACGTACGAGGTGTTCCTCAAGAAGCCCGGGAAGGCTCCCTTCGAGCACGCCGGCTCGCTCGAGGCCCCCGACCCCGAGATGGCGATGATCCTCGCACGGGAGACGTACGCCAGGAGAGCGGAGGGCGAGCACATGTGGATCGTCGATCGCAGCGCGGTCGTCGACGTGCCTCCGGAGTTCATCCAGCCGAACCAAGACAAGCCGCATCGCCACAATGACGGCGCACTTCTCGCCGAGCGGAGGCGCTCGGGCCGGGACGGGGCGACCGAGTGA
- a CDS encoding TetR/AcrR family transcriptional regulator, with protein MTAPRTKDDVVRAAGRLFAERGFHGTSMRDLGSAVGLTGSSLYSHVGGKGELLIEVIRTGARLFQALADDVVAMDGTAAERLHRLVVGHVGIVIDHLDEARTFLDEARFLPDAERDAVLAMRNRYEQVYRDLLGEGIGTGEFTGSLDATRVSILLLSMLNAIDRWYRPGGGSGPGEVADSIFELAMDGIR; from the coding sequence ATGACCGCCCCGCGTACGAAGGACGACGTCGTCCGGGCGGCCGGCCGCCTGTTCGCCGAGCGCGGGTTCCACGGCACGTCGATGCGTGACCTGGGCAGCGCCGTCGGACTGACGGGCTCATCGCTGTACTCGCATGTCGGGGGCAAGGGCGAGCTGCTCATCGAGGTGATCCGGACCGGGGCCCGGCTCTTCCAGGCGCTCGCCGACGACGTCGTCGCCATGGACGGCACCGCCGCCGAGAGGCTCCATCGTCTCGTCGTCGGGCACGTCGGCATCGTCATCGATCATCTCGACGAGGCTCGCACCTTCCTCGACGAGGCTCGGTTCCTGCCGGACGCCGAGCGGGACGCCGTGCTGGCGATGCGCAACCGATACGAGCAGGTATACCGCGACCTGCTCGGCGAAGGGATCGGCACCGGAGAGTTCACGGGCTCGCTCGACGCCACCCGAGTGTCGATCCTCTTGCTGTCGATGCTCAACGCCATCGACCGCTGGTACCGGCCGGGTGGGGGCAGCGGCCCGGGGGAGGTCGCCGACTCGATATTCGAGCTGGCGATGGATGGCATCAGATGA
- the paaD gene encoding 1,2-phenylacetyl-CoA epoxidase subunit PaaD: MSTAQTVGDIRDAVAAVNDPEFPGVTIEDLGILRDVRVGADGTVVDLVPTFLGCPALGVIADDVAAAARAAGARAVSVRFVNDPPWSPDLITPAGRRLLAEEFTVAVTGPAFVTCPLCGSVTVEERSPFGPTACRAIAYCESCRNPLEVMRG; this comes from the coding sequence ATGAGCACCGCCCAGACGGTTGGCGACATACGCGACGCGGTGGCGGCAGTGAACGACCCGGAGTTCCCAGGCGTCACCATCGAAGACCTCGGGATCCTGCGAGACGTGCGAGTCGGCGCCGACGGGACCGTCGTCGACCTCGTGCCGACATTCCTCGGCTGTCCCGCCCTCGGCGTGATCGCCGACGACGTCGCCGCGGCGGCACGGGCTGCCGGGGCCCGCGCCGTCTCCGTCCGGTTCGTCAACGACCCCCCATGGTCACCGGACCTCATCACGCCGGCAGGGCGCCGGCTCCTCGCCGAAGAGTTCACGGTTGCCGTGACCGGCCCGGCGTTCGTGACGTGCCCACTGTGCGGATCGGTCACGGTCGAAGAGCGGTCACCCTTCGGGCCCACGGCGTGCCGGGCGATCGCCTATTGCGAATCGTGCCGCAATCCTCTCGAGGTCATGCGGGGATGA
- the paaA gene encoding 1,2-phenylacetyl-CoA epoxidase subunit PaaA has translation MFATTVKKRHVMRSWAALEDFEAFLDAGGIVEPVDDMPEEYRDEVFRFIEMHANSELMGGLTERDFIPKAPGMQRKLGTLAKTQDEIGHAHLLYMVAADLGIKTRDQMLEDLYEGRSRFHNVFHYRVHTWADQVAIAYMIDAAALTTQQAVFKDCSYGPYRRVLRRIVAEEGFHMRQGEEMLLRMADGTPRQHAMFQEALDRWWQPAMHFFGPPSSSRDVLLRWHIKSATNEELRDRYVQKFVPQLLDYGFTIPDPDLRYDEPRGRWVIGDIDWTALKQTQLNTGPDSERRIATARHGWDGARWVREALDASAARLESRVA, from the coding sequence TTGTTCGCCACGACGGTCAAGAAGAGGCATGTCATGAGGAGTTGGGCGGCGCTCGAAGACTTCGAGGCCTTCCTCGATGCGGGTGGCATCGTCGAGCCGGTCGACGACATGCCGGAGGAGTACCGGGACGAGGTGTTCCGGTTCATCGAGATGCACGCCAACTCGGAGCTCATGGGAGGCCTCACCGAACGTGACTTCATACCGAAGGCACCTGGAATGCAACGCAAGCTCGGGACGCTCGCCAAGACGCAGGACGAGATCGGGCACGCCCACCTCCTCTACATGGTTGCCGCCGACCTGGGCATCAAGACCCGTGATCAGATGCTCGAGGACCTCTATGAGGGACGCAGCCGCTTCCACAACGTCTTTCACTATCGGGTCCACACGTGGGCAGACCAGGTGGCGATCGCCTACATGATCGACGCGGCTGCGCTGACGACCCAGCAAGCGGTGTTCAAGGACTGCTCGTACGGTCCTTACCGCCGTGTGCTGCGAAGGATCGTCGCCGAGGAGGGTTTCCACATGCGTCAGGGCGAGGAGATGCTGCTCCGCATGGCAGACGGGACTCCCCGGCAGCACGCCATGTTCCAGGAGGCCCTGGATCGCTGGTGGCAGCCCGCCATGCACTTCTTCGGACCACCGTCCAGCTCGAGAGACGTGCTGTTGCGCTGGCACATCAAGTCGGCGACGAACGAGGAGCTGCGGGATCGATACGTCCAGAAGTTCGTGCCCCAACTCCTCGACTACGGGTTCACGATCCCCGACCCCGACCTCCGCTACGACGAACCCCGGGGCCGGTGGGTCATCGGAGATATCGACTGGACCGCCCTGAAGCAGACCCAGCTCAACACCGGGCCGGACAGTGAGCGCAGGATCGCAACCGCCCGGCACGGTTGGGACGGCGCTCGCTGGGTGCGTGAGGCGCTCGACGCCTCGGCGGCCCGCCTCGAGTCGAGGGTCGCATGA
- a CDS encoding HEAT repeat domain-containing protein, with protein MVDLSSLLEDPIGHLAHRDEEVRRLAVSVCAAAADARWFDPLVTVLVTDTSPRVRAEAAEVLAAFGPAAETVLLARRAAEAEPIVVEAIVTALGELESHAAVDWLAGLARSADDRMVREAAVAALGAVGDPAALPVLLEAVTSAPPQVRRRAVVALTAFDEPEAEAAIAGARDDRNPMVREVAEMIVGRVVPEWQPVEPSDEGH; from the coding sequence GTGGTCGACCTCTCCTCGCTGCTCGAAGATCCGATCGGGCACCTGGCGCATCGAGACGAGGAGGTGCGCAGGCTGGCCGTCTCGGTGTGCGCCGCCGCCGCCGACGCCCGCTGGTTCGATCCGCTGGTCACCGTCTTGGTGACGGACACCTCGCCGAGGGTGAGGGCCGAGGCTGCCGAGGTGCTGGCGGCGTTCGGGCCTGCGGCCGAGACGGTCCTCCTCGCCCGGCGCGCTGCGGAGGCGGAGCCGATCGTCGTCGAGGCCATCGTCACGGCCCTCGGCGAGCTCGAGAGCCACGCAGCGGTGGACTGGCTGGCCGGCCTGGCCCGGAGCGCCGACGACAGGATGGTGCGTGAAGCGGCGGTTGCGGCCCTTGGGGCGGTGGGCGACCCGGCTGCGCTTCCCGTACTCCTCGAAGCGGTCACGTCCGCTCCTCCCCAGGTGAGGCGGCGCGCCGTCGTCGCCCTGACGGCCTTCGACGAGCCGGAAGCCGAAGCAGCCATCGCAGGAGCCCGGGACGACCGCAACCCGATGGTGCGCGAGGTGGCCGAGATGATCGTCGGGCGCGTCGTGCCCGAATGGCAGCCGGTCGAGCCGTCAGACGAGGGCCACTGA
- a CDS encoding DUF4328 domain-containing protein has protein sequence MAVTLLLAVTALFAVWTLTVEISYYRSIVDLIRDTFTGTARDIDRLEQSAIVANLLFLIASIVTGIVWLVWLHRRYQNLRSLGRPPKYSPASAVWSWFVPIFNLIRPYQVTSDLWVRSEPDEVLPRGGSPNVVRLWWGALLSSEFLTRAIHAGDPETLEDFRGVAFGDIVVDVLWIAAAVLAIVTVRDIERRQVALAVRLERMPVEQG, from the coding sequence TTGGCGGTCACGCTCCTGCTCGCCGTGACGGCGCTCTTCGCCGTGTGGACCCTGACCGTCGAGATCAGCTACTACCGCTCGATCGTCGACCTCATCCGGGACACGTTCACGGGGACGGCCCGTGACATCGACCGGCTCGAGCAATCCGCCATCGTGGCGAACCTGCTCTTTCTGATCGCCTCCATCGTCACGGGGATCGTGTGGCTCGTCTGGCTGCACCGGCGCTACCAGAACTTGCGATCGCTCGGTCGTCCGCCGAAGTACTCCCCGGCTTCGGCCGTGTGGTCATGGTTCGTGCCCATCTTCAATCTGATCCGGCCCTATCAGGTGACATCTGACCTCTGGGTGAGGAGTGAGCCCGATGAAGTGCTCCCGCGGGGCGGTTCACCGAATGTGGTGAGGCTGTGGTGGGGCGCTCTGCTGTCCTCGGAGTTCCTCACGCGGGCGATCCATGCCGGCGACCCGGAGACGCTCGAGGACTTCCGCGGCGTCGCATTCGGAGACATCGTGGTTGACGTCCTATGGATCGCAGCAGCCGTGCTGGCGATCGTGACGGTGCGCGACATCGAGCGCCGCCAAGTCGCTCTGGCGGTCCGCCTCGAACGCATGCCGGTCGAACAAGGGTGA
- a CDS encoding molybdenum cofactor biosynthesis protein MoaE, with protein sequence MATGTVQRRGPDWVEVTSDPIEPAAVQAHVSAPGCGAIVVFLGTVRDHSEGKSGVTHLEYEAYHGVVEPKLSEIVAEARVKWDVGRVAAVHRVGNLDVGEVSVAVGVGSAHRSEAFEAARYLIDELKRRAPIWKKEHWPGGAEWVREDQSHRGR encoded by the coding sequence ATGGCGACGGGGACCGTACAGAGGCGGGGACCCGATTGGGTCGAGGTGACCTCGGACCCGATCGAACCCGCAGCCGTTCAGGCACATGTCTCAGCGCCGGGCTGCGGAGCGATCGTCGTGTTTCTGGGCACGGTGCGCGATCACTCCGAAGGCAAGTCCGGCGTGACCCACCTCGAGTACGAGGCCTACCACGGTGTCGTCGAACCGAAGCTCTCGGAGATCGTTGCCGAGGCGAGGGTCAAGTGGGACGTGGGCCGGGTCGCGGCCGTCCACCGGGTCGGGAACCTCGACGTCGGAGAGGTGAGCGTTGCGGTCGGAGTCGGCTCCGCTCATCGCTCCGAGGCGTTCGAGGCAGCCCGGTACCTCATTGACGAGCTGAAGAGGCGGGCTCCGATCTGGAAGAAGGAGCACTGGCCGGGTGGCGCCGAGTGGGTCAGGGAGGACCAGTCGCACCGAGGCAGATAG
- a CDS encoding trypsin-like peptidase domain-containing protein, with product MDNTNQGRDEDSPDEPLAVPPADEAHDEPVDGGPEAEVAGRELGNEPDLSRRRAEPWQPPAFYGPIDLPPVIGEPDRLPRYGYPVAQVTARQIPPPEARRKPGFGFLAIVAGIVGSLLTLGVVAVMGEFADDATVATTTPETTVVATPDTVVQIREIITEGDDSGVAKAVAAKVVPSIVTVEIGSASSDGGFSAFGSGSGVVLTADGLIATNHHVIEDSDDTRVVFQNGRIYEATVVGSDRLTDLAVLRISATDLIPIALGATEGLAIGDRAIAVGNPLGLRGGASLTVGVVSAFDREVQVGVEDVLVGMLQTDAPITQGSSGGALVDREGRLIGITSAIGVSEAGAEGIGFAIPVELVERITSEIIELGEVRHAFLGVSLDDSFTMLDDGSIMPDGALITDFAGAGLAAEIAGLEPGDVVVRYDGTAVETRDDLIIGIRQYRVGETVELEVRRDDASVIVAIVLGERPTDV from the coding sequence GTGGACAACACTAACCAGGGCAGGGATGAGGACTCGCCGGACGAGCCTCTGGCCGTTCCGCCTGCCGACGAGGCACACGACGAGCCGGTGGACGGTGGCCCGGAGGCCGAGGTCGCCGGTCGTGAGTTGGGGAACGAACCTGACCTTTCACGTCGCAGGGCCGAGCCGTGGCAGCCCCCGGCCTTCTACGGCCCGATCGATCTCCCGCCCGTCATCGGTGAGCCTGACCGCCTGCCGCGGTACGGCTATCCGGTAGCCCAGGTGACGGCTCGGCAGATCCCACCGCCCGAGGCTCGTCGCAAGCCCGGCTTCGGGTTCCTGGCGATCGTCGCCGGCATCGTCGGCTCCCTGCTGACACTGGGCGTCGTGGCCGTCATGGGCGAGTTCGCCGACGACGCGACGGTCGCCACGACGACGCCCGAGACGACGGTGGTGGCGACGCCCGACACCGTCGTCCAGATCAGGGAGATCATCACGGAAGGCGACGACTCCGGCGTTGCCAAGGCCGTCGCCGCCAAGGTCGTGCCCTCGATCGTGACGGTCGAGATCGGAAGCGCGTCGAGCGACGGCGGATTCAGCGCATTCGGATCCGGGTCCGGCGTCGTGCTCACCGCCGACGGGCTCATCGCGACGAACCACCATGTCATCGAGGACTCCGACGACACCAGGGTCGTCTTCCAGAACGGCCGCATCTATGAGGCCACCGTCGTCGGCAGCGACAGGCTCACCGACCTGGCGGTGCTCCGGATCTCGGCGACCGACCTCATCCCGATCGCGCTCGGGGCGACCGAGGGTCTCGCCATCGGAGACCGAGCCATCGCCGTCGGCAACCCGCTCGGGCTGCGGGGCGGGGCGTCGCTCACGGTCGGGGTCGTGTCCGCTTTCGACCGCGAGGTCCAGGTCGGCGTCGAGGACGTCCTCGTCGGGATGCTCCAAACCGACGCCCCCATCACCCAGGGCTCGAGCGGCGGGGCGCTCGTCGACCGCGAGGGGCGACTGATCGGCATCACCTCGGCGATCGGTGTCAGCGAGGCGGGAGCGGAGGGCATCGGCTTCGCCATCCCGGTCGAGCTCGTGGAACGCATCACAAGCGAGATCATCGAGCTCGGCGAGGTGCGCCACGCTTTCCTGGGTGTCTCTCTCGACGACTCGTTCACGATGCTCGACGACGGGTCGATCATGCCGGACGGCGCCCTGATCACCGACTTCGCCGGGGCCGGTCTGGCGGCCGAGATTGCCGGCCTGGAACCCGGCGACGTCGTCGTCCGGTACGACGGGACCGCCGTGGAGACCAGAGACGATCTCATCATCGGCATCCGCCAATACCGCGTCGGCGAGACCGTCGAGCTCGAGGTCAGGCGCGACGACGCCTCCGTGATCGTCGCCATCGTGCTCGGAGAGAGGCCGACGGATGTGTGA